The region ATGCTCCTTCTGTCACTATGGTATAAAAGTTTTCTACAGATGGCTTCAGAACGAAAGGGAGATCGTTTTGTATAGAACAGAACACTTTTCCATTGTATCCGGAGTCTAGATCAGAAATACTGAAAACAGCCACTAGAGTCTCTACTGAATTCTCAGGGATAGGACTGTTAACTGAAGACAAAGTCAGCTCTGGGGGGTGATCATTCACATCCACCACCTGAACTAGGACTGTACATGTTCCCGAAAGCCCTCCACCATCCTTTGCCTCAATGTTGACTTCATAAGTATTAATTTCTTCAAAATTCAAACTTTTTACTAGTTGTATATCACCAGTAATGGCATCTAGTTGAAAAGTTTTGGTAATttcttcagaagcatgaaaaaattCATATGATATCATTCCAAAATTTCCTGTGTCTAAATCAGAAGCTGATACTGTGACAATGACAGAGTTTATAGGGCTGTTTTCTCGAATTTGAACCTCATAGAGTGACTGTGCAAATTCTGGGGCATTGTCATTTATGTCTAAAACCAGGATGTGGATCTGGGCTGTCCCAGACCGTGGTGGAGATCCACCATCCATGGCTGTGATGGTTAACCTGAGCTCTGGCTGCTCCTCCCGATCTAGCCTTTTGTCCAGTACCAGTTCTGGATATTTTCGTCCATCCCTATGACTGCGTATGTGAACGTGAAAATGGGAATTGGGAGAGATTGTGTAGTTTTGGAGACTATTTCTTCCCACATCCAAGTCCACAGCATTTCCCAAAGGAATTACCGCTCCTGTTGGAGAGTTTTCCAGGATTTTCAgtctcatttcattttcaaagaaTACTGGAGCATGGTCATTTACATctatgacctggagctcatttgcaataaaCTGCAAAGGATTGTGCAGTAAAATCTGAAAATGCAGCACACAGGGCTCTATGGGGCCACATAGCTCCTCCCGATCCAATCTCTCATCCAGATGCAAATCGCCCGTCTGATGATTGAGCTGAAAATACTGTTTGTTTCCCTTGGACACAGCCTGAACTCTTCTCGTGGTCAGTTCCTCTATCCTCAGCCCCAGATCCTGTGCCAGATTGCTTAGTAAAAAGCCCCTCTCTCGTTCCTCGGCCACAGAATAGCGTTTGGACTGGGACCCAACCAGAAAGCTACCCAGAAAAACAACGAGCAGCAGGACTTGCCTTTGTTTAAGAAAGCACTCCTCTCTGATCTCCATGGTACTCCTGCAGTGCTCTTCCAAGTAGCAGAGTCCAAGCTGATCCTCGGATGTTGCTGGGAATAGCAGTCTTTTACTTTTGTGGTTGGCCTAGCGAATTATTTTTGCCGGAGGCTTAGACAGATTTCCTTCCTTGCTTAACAATCTGCCCAGGTTCACTACTTCTACTTGAATGCACTGGGTCTGTGAGTCTCTCCGCCCTGAATACACGTCTTAATAAGCCTTTTTTAGTAAACAGCGCCACCATGCGTTCGTTCACAGCTTTAAAATCTTAGAAAAAGGATtttgtgtttgtctttttcttctttcttcccttctttcttcctttttgtaggTTTTGACTTGTGGTAACATTTGTTCCCTTTACAAACTTAATTGACACAATGGAGGCATTTAGTGCCACGTAAGTTAAATGAACACAAACTAGGCAAGTAAAATGCGCTAAATGGAATTACCTGTCCTTCATCAGAGTCCTCATTTACATGATTTTGTAGACATACTAGGGCATTACCCACTGTAATTACTACCCACAAATATGAAATGGACGTTGACTTAAGTAACATGCTTAACTATCCtatttgttattatattttttccattttttagaaATATGTATGAGTTGCATTTATAGTAGGAAAACTGACATCAAAGTGATAAAAATATCATAATTACTTCCACGTTTCTCTCTCAAGGAGTACTTAGAAATGATTTATGATGTCCTTCatgataatttaatatttattactttGATCTTATTATTTCCATAATTATGTCATTTGTTGAAGTTCTGCATATGATTAGTGGTAGCATGACAATGTCTACAAGTCTTACAGTTTTACATCGAATGGAGTGTGCAGATTTTAAGTAGATCTTCAAACATTGTGAAAAGAGTGATTTAAAAAAGTACTAAGTACAATGAATACATGTAATAAGGAGGCCTAACCTAACAGGTGGTGATTAGGAAAAATTTTTCACAAAATAATGCCATTTAATCTGGACGATGAAGAATAGAAAGTACACCAGATGACTATACAATATGCGAAGCTCTTTCAGAGTAAAGCATAAAAGATGGAAGGACAATGTACCAAGATCTTAGTGTCTCAAGAACACATGGGAAGAGGTGGAGTGGTGAAACCCAGGGCAAGCAACGGGTACTTGTATTTTATTCTAGTAATAAAAGGAAGCCACTGTAAGGTACAGAAAGACAAAGGAAGTGATTCCAATATTATGGATTCACTGTAGCTTGTTTTGTATT is a window of Jaculus jaculus isolate mJacJac1 chromosome 13, mJacJac1.mat.Y.cur, whole genome shotgun sequence DNA encoding:
- the Pcdhb3 gene encoding protocadherin beta-3, producing the protein MEIREECFLKQRQVLLLVVFLGSFLVGSQSKRYSVAEERERGFLLSNLAQDLGLRIEELTTRRVQAVSKGNKQYFQLNHQTGDLHLDERLDREELCGPIEPCVLHFQILLHNPLQFIANELQVIDVNDHAPVFFENEMRLKILENSPTGAVIPLGNAVDLDVGRNSLQNYTISPNSHFHVHIRSHRDGRKYPELVLDKRLDREEQPELRLTITAMDGGSPPRSGTAQIHILVLDINDNAPEFAQSLYEVQIRENSPINSVIVTVSASDLDTGNFGMISYEFFHASEEITKTFQLDAITGDIQLVKSLNFEEINTYEVNIEAKDGGGLSGTCTVLVQVVDVNDHPPELTLSSVNSPIPENSVETLVAVFSISDLDSGYNGKVFCSIQNDLPFVLKPSVENFYTIVTEGALDRESRDEYNITITVSDMGTPRLKTEHNITVQVSDVNDNAPAFSQTSYTLLVPENNSPGLHIGTVSATDTDSGTNAQITYSLLPPQEGDQDPQLALASLLSIHADSGQLFALRALDYEALRAFEFRVGAADRGSPALSSQALVRVLVLDANDHAPFVLYPPHNASTPCTELLPRAAEPGYLLTKVVAVDGDSGRNAWLSFQLLQASEPGLFSVWEHNGEVRTARLLSERDAPRHRLLVLVQDNGEPPLSASVTLHVLLVDGFSQPYLPEAEGARDPAPPDALTVYLVIALASVSSLFLFSVLALVAVRLCRRSGASSLAGCSVSEGHFPGHLVDVSGAGTLSHSYQYEVCLTGGSETSEFKFLKPIMSNFLVKSSERANDASPSFRNIEFS